The following are from one region of the Mesorhizobium sp. B4-1-4 genome:
- a CDS encoding ATP-dependent helicase, giving the protein MNLAARDSTLLESTAQPAYLARLNDAQRQAVEHGDGKIAGPLLVIAGAGSGKTNTLAHRVAHLIVKGADPRRILLMTFSRRAASEMARRVERIAGEVLGRDAAVITDALAWAGTFHGIGARLLRDYALEIGLDPAFTIHDREDSADLMNLVRHELGFSKTEARFPTKGTCLAIYSRAVNAQTPLGEVLGSAFPWCAGWAEQLKQLFSGYVEAKQAQNVLDYDDLLLYWAQMTAEPEIAAHLGGRFDHVLVDEYQDTNRLQASILMALKPDGAGLTVVGDDAQSIYSFRAAEVRNILDFPRQFAQAADVVMLERNYRSTETILAAANAVIGEAPERFTKNLWSERKSADKPRLVSVRDEVEQANFVCDTILAEREAGTALKSQAVLFRASHHSGPLEIELTRRNIPFVKFGGLKFLDAAHVKDMLAVLRFAENPRDRVAGFRVLQLMPGIGPSAAGQIVETMTTALDEAMGLAGWRPPQRAADDWPGFVDLYSGLRAGAKWPADLEQVRLWYEPHLERIHEDAITRRADLLQLEQIGSGYVSRERFLTELTLDPPDATSDQAGPPHRDEDYLILSTIHSAKGQEWKNVFVLNTVDGCIPADLGVGTKEDIEEERRLLYVAMTRAKDNLSLVMPQRFFPHGQAARGDRHLYASRTRFIPASILGAFQQMSWPGVQAAQGRAPRPEVRVDIGARMRGMWK; this is encoded by the coding sequence ATGAACCTCGCCGCCCGTGATTCGACTCTCTTGGAATCGACCGCCCAGCCCGCCTATCTCGCCCGGCTGAACGATGCACAGCGCCAGGCCGTCGAGCATGGTGACGGCAAGATCGCCGGGCCGCTTTTGGTCATTGCCGGCGCCGGCTCCGGAAAGACCAACACGCTGGCGCATCGTGTCGCTCATCTGATCGTCAAGGGCGCCGACCCGCGCCGCATCCTGCTGATGACCTTTTCGCGGCGCGCCGCATCGGAAATGGCCAGGCGCGTCGAGCGCATCGCCGGCGAGGTGCTTGGCCGCGACGCCGCGGTGATCACCGATGCGCTGGCCTGGGCCGGCACCTTTCACGGCATCGGCGCGCGGCTGTTGCGCGACTATGCGCTGGAGATCGGACTTGATCCGGCCTTCACCATCCATGATCGCGAGGATTCCGCCGATCTGATGAATCTCGTGCGCCATGAACTCGGCTTCTCGAAGACCGAAGCGCGTTTCCCGACCAAGGGCACCTGCCTTGCCATCTACTCGCGCGCCGTCAACGCGCAGACGCCGCTCGGCGAGGTGCTGGGGTCCGCCTTTCCCTGGTGCGCCGGTTGGGCGGAGCAGCTGAAGCAATTGTTCTCCGGCTATGTCGAGGCCAAACAGGCGCAAAACGTGCTCGACTACGACGACCTGCTGCTCTACTGGGCGCAGATGACGGCAGAGCCGGAAATCGCGGCGCATCTGGGCGGACGCTTCGACCATGTGCTTGTCGATGAATACCAGGACACCAACCGGCTGCAGGCTTCTATTCTGATGGCGCTGAAGCCCGACGGCGCCGGGCTGACGGTGGTCGGCGACGACGCGCAGTCGATCTATTCGTTCCGTGCTGCCGAGGTGCGCAATATTCTCGATTTCCCCCGCCAGTTCGCGCAGGCCGCCGACGTGGTCATGCTGGAGCGCAATTACCGCTCGACGGAGACGATTCTCGCAGCCGCCAATGCGGTGATTGGCGAGGCCCCGGAACGCTTCACCAAGAACCTGTGGTCGGAGCGTAAATCCGCCGACAAGCCGAGACTGGTGAGCGTGCGTGACGAGGTCGAGCAGGCCAATTTCGTCTGTGACACAATCCTGGCCGAGCGCGAGGCCGGCACGGCGCTGAAATCGCAGGCGGTGCTGTTTCGCGCCTCGCACCACAGTGGGCCGCTCGAAATCGAGTTGACGCGGCGCAACATCCCCTTCGTCAAGTTCGGAGGCCTGAAGTTCCTCGATGCCGCGCACGTCAAGGATATGCTGGCGGTGCTGCGCTTCGCCGAAAATCCGCGCGACCGCGTCGCCGGCTTTCGGGTGCTGCAGCTCATGCCTGGCATTGGCCCTTCGGCCGCCGGGCAAATCGTCGAGACCATGACAACGGCACTGGACGAGGCGATGGGGCTGGCGGGATGGCGTCCTCCGCAACGCGCGGCGGACGACTGGCCGGGCTTCGTCGATCTCTATTCCGGCCTGCGGGCCGGCGCCAAATGGCCGGCCGATCTCGAACAGGTCAGGCTCTGGTACGAGCCGCATCTGGAGCGTATCCACGAGGATGCGATCACGCGGCGGGCCGACCTGTTGCAGCTCGAGCAGATCGGGTCGGGTTACGTCTCGCGCGAGCGTTTCCTGACCGAACTGACGCTCGATCCGCCGGACGCGACCAGCGATCAGGCCGGACCGCCGCATCGCGACGAGGACTATCTGATCCTGTCGACCATCCATTCGGCCAAGGGCCAGGAGTGGAAGAACGTCTTTGTGCTCAACACGGTCGACGGCTGTATCCCGGCCGATCTCGGCGTCGGCACCAAGGAGGACATCGAGGAAGAGCGCCGGTTGCTCTACGTGGCGATGACGCGGGCCAAGGACAATCTCAGCCTGGTCATGCCGCAGCGCTTCTTTCCGCACGGCCAGGCGGCGCGGGGAGACCGCCATCTCTACGCCTCGCGCACCCGCTTCATCCCGGCTTCGATCCTGGGTGCGTTCCAGCAAATGTCGTGGCCAGGCGTGCAAGCGGCGCAGGGCAGGGCACCCCGGCCGGAGGTGCGCGTCGACATCGGCGCGCGCATGCGCGGCATGTGGAAATAG
- a CDS encoding ABC transporter substrate-binding protein: protein MTGFISKCALRTAALTLAITATGATVASAADEKISIMVGGYEKQIYLPAKLTEALGYFKDEGLEVELLNEPAGVDAENEMLAGAVQGVVGFYDHCIDLQAKGKFVESIVQFSQAPGEVELVSAKHPEIKSPADFKGMNLGVTGLGSSTNFLTEYLAVKNGLKLGEFTSIPVGAGDTFIAAMQQDKIQAGMTTEPTITRLLKTGEARVLIDMRTMEGTKAALGGTYPAASLYMQTEWVDAHKDVVQKLANAFVKTQKFINTHSGAEIADKMPKDYYVGDKEAYVKALDAGKGMFTPDGIMPEGGPETVLTVLSAFKKELQGKQIDLSKTYTTEFVKNAK from the coding sequence GTGACCGGTTTCATCTCGAAGTGCGCCTTGCGCACAGCCGCCTTGACGCTTGCCATCACCGCCACGGGCGCCACAGTGGCATCGGCGGCCGACGAAAAGATCTCCATCATGGTGGGTGGCTATGAAAAGCAGATTTATCTGCCCGCCAAGCTCACCGAAGCCCTCGGCTACTTCAAGGACGAGGGTCTCGAGGTCGAACTGCTGAATGAACCGGCAGGTGTCGATGCCGAAAACGAAATGCTGGCCGGCGCCGTGCAAGGGGTTGTCGGCTTCTACGATCACTGCATCGACCTGCAGGCAAAGGGAAAGTTCGTCGAGTCCATTGTCCAGTTCAGCCAGGCCCCGGGCGAGGTCGAACTCGTTTCGGCGAAGCATCCCGAAATCAAGTCTCCCGCCGATTTCAAGGGCATGAACCTCGGTGTCACCGGCCTCGGCTCGTCGACGAACTTCCTGACCGAATATCTGGCGGTGAAGAACGGCTTGAAGCTTGGTGAGTTCACCTCGATCCCCGTCGGCGCCGGCGACACATTCATCGCTGCCATGCAACAGGACAAGATCCAGGCCGGCATGACGACCGAACCCACCATCACCCGGCTCCTCAAGACGGGCGAAGCCCGCGTCCTTATCGATATGCGTACGATGGAAGGCACCAAAGCCGCGCTCGGCGGCACATACCCGGCCGCATCTCTCTACATGCAGACCGAGTGGGTCGATGCCCACAAGGATGTGGTACAGAAGCTGGCGAATGCCTTCGTCAAGACGCAGAAGTTCATCAACACCCACAGCGGCGCTGAAATCGCCGACAAGATGCCGAAGGACTACTACGTCGGCGACAAGGAAGCCTACGTGAAGGCCCTGGATGCCGGCAAGGGGATGTTCACCCCCGACGGGATCATGCCCGAAGGCGGCCCGGAGACGGTGTTGACCGTTCTTTCGGCGTTCAAGAAGGAACTGCAAGGCAAGCAGATCGACCTATCCAAGACCTACACGACGGAATTCGTCAAAAACGCCAAGTAA
- a CDS encoding ABC transporter ATP-binding protein: MAPQENEQDQTTPAIELINVSRRFLSPTGKSLTALRDFTMSVRRGEFVAVVGPTGCGKSTTLNLITGLATPSAGEVRVMGAPVKGIDPRIGFVFQTDALFPWRTVIDNVMAGPLFRGKPRPQAQAAARDWLARVGLARFEHHYPHQLSGGMRKRVALAQTFINGPEIFLMDEPFSALDVQTRVLMHEELLRLWSDAKASVVFVTHDLEEAIALADKVYVLTAGPATVKSVYTIDLPRPRIVADIRYQQSFIDYSRTIWADLKEEVETSYARAAA, from the coding sequence ATGGCCCCTCAAGAAAACGAACAAGACCAGACCACCCCGGCGATTGAACTGATCAATGTCAGCCGCCGCTTCCTTTCGCCCACGGGCAAGTCGCTCACGGCGCTGCGGGATTTCACCATGAGCGTCCGGCGCGGCGAGTTCGTCGCCGTCGTTGGTCCGACCGGTTGCGGAAAATCCACCACGCTCAACCTGATCACCGGATTGGCGACTCCAAGCGCTGGCGAGGTCCGCGTCATGGGCGCGCCCGTCAAGGGCATAGACCCGCGCATCGGCTTCGTATTCCAGACCGACGCGCTGTTTCCCTGGCGCACGGTGATTGACAATGTCATGGCCGGACCACTGTTTCGCGGCAAGCCAAGACCGCAGGCCCAGGCGGCCGCGCGCGACTGGCTGGCACGTGTCGGTCTGGCGCGCTTCGAGCACCACTATCCGCACCAGCTTTCCGGTGGCATGCGCAAGCGCGTGGCGCTGGCGCAGACCTTCATCAACGGCCCCGAGATCTTCCTGATGGACGAACCGTTTTCCGCGCTTGATGTGCAGACGCGTGTCCTCATGCACGAGGAACTGCTGCGTCTATGGTCCGACGCCAAGGCATCGGTGGTCTTCGTCACCCACGATCTTGAGGAAGCGATCGCACTGGCCGACAAGGTCTATGTGCTGACCGCCGGGCCGGCGACGGTGAAGTCGGTCTATACGATCGACCTGCCGCGTCCCCGCATCGTCGCCGACATCCGCTACCAGCAAAGCTTCATCGACTATTCGCGCACCATCTGGGCCGATCTCAAGGAAGAGGTCGAGACCAGCTATGCCCGCGCCGCCGCGTGA
- a CDS encoding ABC transporter permease: MTDAAIDIRAGSFRPGTSDAEIEAAAARAAQHRRRTVIFWRFAILIAFLAAWEIAGRKAWIDPFFYATPSAIAQRLYEWTTEGTSEGPLWYHLYVTMEESVLGFVTGSVAGILIGVALGRNRMAADIFSIYIKVINSIPRVVLAPIFIMILGLGLASKVALAFVMVFFVVFHNAFQGVREADRAMIANARILGASDWQLTRSVIVPSAMSWIFASLHVSFGFAIIGAIVGEFVGSRYGIGLLINIAKGSFDAAGMYAAIVIIMVVALGAEYLMTMVENRLAKWRPQPLHETQ; this comes from the coding sequence ATGACCGATGCCGCCATCGACATCAGGGCAGGAAGCTTCCGGCCGGGAACTTCCGACGCCGAAATCGAAGCCGCCGCCGCCAGGGCCGCGCAGCATCGCCGCCGCACGGTGATCTTTTGGCGCTTTGCCATCCTCATCGCCTTCCTCGCCGCCTGGGAAATCGCCGGGCGCAAGGCCTGGATCGACCCGTTCTTCTATGCCACGCCGAGCGCGATCGCACAGAGGCTCTATGAATGGACGACGGAAGGCACGTCCGAAGGGCCGCTCTGGTACCATCTCTATGTCACCATGGAGGAGTCCGTCCTCGGCTTCGTGACCGGCTCCGTCGCCGGCATCCTGATCGGCGTGGCCCTCGGCCGCAACCGCATGGCCGCCGACATCTTTTCCATCTACATCAAGGTGATCAACTCCATTCCCCGCGTCGTGCTGGCACCGATCTTCATCATGATCCTCGGTCTCGGCCTTGCCTCGAAGGTGGCGCTGGCCTTCGTGATGGTGTTCTTCGTCGTCTTCCACAACGCCTTCCAGGGCGTGCGCGAGGCCGATCGCGCGATGATCGCCAATGCTCGCATCCTCGGCGCCTCCGACTGGCAACTGACCCGCTCGGTGATCGTGCCGTCGGCGATGAGCTGGATCTTCGCCAGCCTGCATGTCAGCTTCGGCTTCGCCATCATCGGCGCCATCGTCGGCGAATTTGTCGGGTCGCGCTATGGCATCGGGCTCTTGATCAACATCGCCAAGGGTTCGTTCGATGCCGCCGGCATGTATGCCGCGATCGTCATCATCATGGTGGTGGCGCTGGGTGCGGAATATCTGATGACGATGGTTGAGAACCGGCTGGCGAAATGGCGTCCGCAGCCGTTGCACGAAACGCAGTAA
- a CDS encoding sensor histidine kinase, with amino-acid sequence MRINSLRLQLLAWVVLPLAGLATVNLWTSHRSAQATADLITDRMLVGSARMIAEQVAMTDGVLNATVPPAALEMFDTGDRDRVYYRVETAGGRLLTGYPGLPQAPGHPSMEATYRGQALRLLTFTHAVVGAGADSPITVSVGVTLAGHDAMVRHLWFSAFAQQLALVAIAGVFVLLGLRRGLAPLIRLRDAVRSSKRSELDPIEVAGAQNEIRPLVEALNAYMERVRAQMAAQRRFIANAAHQLRTPLALLSTQASYALRENAVDARREALVALQASAGRLARLAEQLLTLSRAEPGSRRPRADRIDLTEAARQVLETHAPRAIDRNIDLGLDETGAVPVIGDGTMLREMIVNLVDNALRYTPAGGTVTVKLLADGEAVLTVSDNGPGIPADERDHVFERFYRIAGSTEEGSGLGLAIVREVVENAGGRVTLADGAAGGLMVEVRLPLAGG; translated from the coding sequence ATGAGGATTAACAGTCTTCGCCTGCAGCTTCTGGCCTGGGTGGTGCTGCCGCTCGCCGGGCTTGCCACCGTCAATCTGTGGACCAGTCACCGCAGCGCCCAGGCGACCGCCGATCTGATCACGGATCGGATGTTGGTCGGGTCGGCACGGATGATCGCCGAGCAGGTGGCCATGACCGACGGGGTACTCAACGCCACGGTGCCGCCGGCAGCGCTTGAAATGTTCGACACTGGCGACCGCGACAGGGTCTACTACCGTGTCGAGACCGCGGGCGGACGGCTGCTGACAGGCTATCCCGGGCTGCCCCAGGCGCCGGGACACCCCAGCATGGAAGCTACCTACCGCGGCCAGGCGCTGCGGCTGCTTACATTCACGCATGCGGTGGTCGGCGCCGGTGCCGATTCGCCGATAACGGTCTCCGTCGGCGTCACGCTTGCCGGCCATGACGCGATGGTGCGGCATCTCTGGTTCAGTGCCTTCGCCCAGCAACTGGCGCTGGTGGCGATTGCCGGCGTCTTCGTGCTGCTCGGCCTGCGGCGCGGACTGGCGCCGCTGATCAGGCTGCGCGACGCCGTGCGTTCGTCGAAACGCAGCGAGCTCGACCCGATCGAAGTTGCCGGCGCGCAGAACGAGATCCGGCCGCTGGTCGAAGCTCTCAACGCCTATATGGAGCGGGTGCGGGCACAGATGGCGGCGCAACGCCGCTTCATCGCCAATGCCGCGCACCAGTTGCGCACGCCGCTGGCGCTGTTGTCGACGCAGGCGAGCTACGCGCTGCGCGAAAACGCCGTCGATGCGCGCCGGGAAGCGCTTGTCGCCCTGCAGGCAAGTGCCGGCCGGCTGGCGCGGCTGGCCGAACAGCTCTTGACCCTGTCGCGCGCCGAGCCGGGCAGCCGGCGGCCACGCGCCGACCGCATCGACCTGACCGAAGCCGCGCGCCAAGTGCTGGAAACGCACGCGCCAAGGGCCATCGATCGCAACATTGATCTGGGTCTCGACGAAACTGGCGCCGTGCCGGTCATCGGCGACGGCACCATGCTGCGCGAGATGATCGTCAACCTCGTCGACAATGCGCTGCGCTACACACCGGCGGGCGGCACCGTCACCGTCAAGCTCCTCGCCGATGGCGAGGCCGTGCTGACGGTCAGCGACAACGGGCCAGGCATACCCGCCGACGAACGCGACCATGTGTTCGAGCGCTTCTACCGCATCGCCGGGTCGACCGAGGAAGGCAGTGGGCTGGGCCTCGCCATCGTGCGCGAGGTGGTCGAGAATGCCGGCGGCCGCGTCACCCTTGCGGATGGCGCGGCCGGCGGCCTGATGGTCGAGGTGCGGCTGCCGCTGGCAGGCGGCTAA
- a CDS encoding response regulator, with protein MRLLLVEDNRELADWLGKTLRQANYVVDIVHDGEDVEHALVAGDHALVILDLALPRMSGLEVLRMLRARGNRVPVIVLTANASLDGRVKGLNEGADDYLAKPFQIEELEARIRVQLRRANDRTAPVVACGDLVFDTNTRLFSLAGETLSLTPREHAVLEQLMVKAGRTVSKAALSAAIYDFETDADPSAIEIYVHRVRKKLEGSRVQIATLRGLGYLLRHED; from the coding sequence ATGCGGCTGCTGCTTGTCGAGGACAATCGCGAACTGGCGGATTGGCTGGGCAAGACCTTGCGTCAGGCAAACTATGTGGTCGACATCGTCCATGACGGCGAGGATGTCGAGCATGCGCTTGTGGCCGGCGACCATGCGCTGGTCATCCTCGACCTTGCGCTGCCGCGCATGAGCGGGCTGGAGGTGCTGCGCATGCTGCGGGCACGCGGCAACCGGGTGCCGGTGATCGTGCTGACCGCCAACGCCAGCCTCGACGGACGGGTCAAGGGTCTCAACGAAGGCGCCGACGACTATCTGGCCAAACCCTTCCAGATCGAGGAACTCGAAGCGCGCATCCGCGTGCAGTTGCGGCGCGCCAACGACCGGACCGCGCCTGTCGTTGCCTGTGGCGATCTCGTCTTCGACACCAACACGAGGCTGTTTTCGCTCGCTGGCGAGACACTGTCACTGACGCCGCGCGAACACGCGGTGCTTGAACAATTGATGGTCAAGGCCGGGCGAACCGTGAGCAAGGCCGCCCTGTCGGCGGCGATCTATGATTTCGAGACCGACGCCGACCCCAGCGCCATCGAGATCTATGTGCACCGTGTGCGCAAGAAGCTCGAAGGGTCGCGGGTCCAGATCGCCACCTTGCGCGGCCTCGGCTATCTTTTGCGCCATGAGGATTAA
- a CDS encoding DUF680 domain-containing protein → MNKIALAIAAILVAAGAAFAGSDHYGSDTANQPLAAVAGVDHAVTGAVKTADMAGHKAAADTKMKTTTDWPEPGQGIWGN, encoded by the coding sequence ATGAACAAGATCGCTCTGGCTATCGCCGCCATCCTCGTTGCTGCCGGCGCCGCCTTTGCCGGCAGTGACCATTATGGTTCGGACACTGCCAACCAGCCGCTTGCTGCGGTAGCCGGCGTCGATCATGCCGTCACCGGCGCGGTCAAGACTGCGGACATGGCCGGGCACAAGGCAGCAGCCGATACCAAGATGAAGACCACCACCGACTGGCCGGAACCGGGCCAGGGCATCTGGGGGAACTGA
- a CDS encoding SixA phosphatase family protein: MKQLLLLRHAKSSWDDPDLDDFDRPVADRGLKAARLMGRELAARDWLPQLALVSPALRTRDTWRLVAAELPVHPRVAFAEALYEASAADILGQIRQADPSSGCLVVVGHNPGLENLAKQLAAPTSEIKARKRLEEKFPTAALARFVFEGDWSGLSSARLTHCLRPKDLS, from the coding sequence ATGAAACAACTTCTCTTGCTTCGCCATGCCAAATCGAGCTGGGACGACCCTGATCTCGATGATTTCGACCGGCCCGTGGCCGATCGCGGGTTGAAGGCCGCCCGATTGATGGGCCGCGAGCTTGCGGCGCGCGACTGGCTGCCGCAATTGGCGCTGGTATCGCCGGCGCTGCGCACCCGCGACACCTGGCGGCTGGTGGCGGCAGAGTTGCCCGTGCACCCGCGGGTGGCGTTCGCCGAAGCGCTCTACGAAGCTTCAGCAGCCGATATTCTGGGCCAGATTCGTCAAGCCGACCCGTCGAGCGGTTGTCTGGTGGTGGTTGGCCACAATCCAGGCCTGGAGAACCTGGCGAAACAGCTTGCCGCGCCAACGTCGGAGATCAAGGCGCGCAAGAGGCTGGAGGAAAAGTTCCCGACAGCGGCGCTTGCGCGCTTCGTCTTCGAGGGCGACTGGTCTGGCCTGTCGTCGGCGCGGTTGACACATTGCCTGCGCCCGAAGGATCTGAGCTAG
- a CDS encoding type II toxin-antitoxin system RelE/ParE family toxin, with the protein MGSIQIIRSPAAENDLVDIWLAIAGDSPRAADHFLDAIAERILHLADFPESGPRRPDIAADARALTIGNYLTLYRLAGRRIEIVRIVHGARDVSTLF; encoded by the coding sequence ATGGGAAGCATACAGATCATTCGCAGCCCAGCGGCGGAAAATGATCTTGTCGATATCTGGCTTGCCATCGCCGGGGACAGCCCACGTGCCGCCGACCATTTTCTAGATGCCATCGCCGAGCGCATCCTGCACCTTGCTGACTTTCCCGAATCAGGACCGCGCAGACCCGACATCGCCGCTGACGCCAGAGCGCTGACCATAGGCAACTATCTAACTCTCTATCGCCTGGCCGGAAGACGGATCGAGATCGTGCGCATCGTGCATGGCGCGCGTGATGTGTCGACGCTGTTTTAG
- a CDS encoding type II toxin-antitoxin system ParD family antitoxin yields MTTVEKVSVALSPELLEMVKDAVGSGRYGSASEVIREALREWRLRQPLREAEVERLRKAWAEGLESGPFADFDIEDIKRKARSRLIDASKK; encoded by the coding sequence ATGACGACAGTCGAAAAAGTGAGCGTGGCGCTTTCCCCGGAACTCCTGGAGATGGTCAAGGACGCCGTCGGCAGCGGACGCTATGGATCGGCAAGTGAAGTGATCCGCGAGGCGCTGCGCGAGTGGCGCTTGCGTCAGCCGCTCCGCGAAGCCGAAGTTGAGCGATTGCGCAAGGCTTGGGCGGAGGGGCTGGAGAGCGGCCCGTTTGCTGATTTCGACATCGAGGACATCAAGCGAAAAGCCCGCAGCCGGCTCATCGACGCTTCCAAGAAATAG
- the purN gene encoding phosphoribosylglycinamide formyltransferase, with protein sequence MSTRRKRTVVLISGRGSNMTALIAAASDLAFPAEIVGVISDKADAAGLAIAKARGIATQVISRADHGSKQAHDAAIDAALKAFNAEIVALAGYMRMLTTGFVEKWQGRMINIHPALLPAFKGLDTHARALAAGLRIHGCTVHFVTAEMDDGPIIAQAAVPVMVGDNADMLAARVLKAEHRLYPLALGLVAEGKARMEAGRTVLAHFADDADNGTSVVMAPDPLREEADLEHLARITP encoded by the coding sequence ATGAGCACGCGGAGGAAACGCACCGTCGTTCTGATATCGGGACGTGGCTCCAACATGACGGCGCTGATCGCGGCGGCGAGTGACCTGGCCTTCCCGGCCGAGATCGTCGGCGTCATTTCCGACAAGGCGGATGCCGCTGGGCTCGCCATCGCCAAGGCCCGCGGCATCGCCACGCAGGTCATTTCCCGTGCCGACCATGGCAGCAAGCAGGCGCATGATGCCGCGATCGACGCGGCACTCAAGGCATTCAATGCCGAGATCGTGGCGCTGGCCGGCTATATGCGTATGCTCACCACCGGCTTTGTCGAGAAATGGCAGGGCCGCATGATCAATATCCACCCCGCCCTGCTGCCCGCGTTCAAGGGCCTCGACACCCATGCAAGGGCGCTCGCAGCCGGCCTTCGCATCCACGGCTGCACCGTCCATTTCGTCACAGCCGAAATGGACGACGGCCCGATCATCGCCCAGGCTGCCGTGCCGGTGATGGTCGGCGACAATGCGGATATGCTGGCTGCCCGGGTGCTGAAAGCCGAGCACAGGCTCTATCCTCTGGCCCTGGGATTGGTCGCCGAGGGAAAGGCGCGCATGGAGGCCGGCCGAACCGTGCTTGCCCATTTTGCCGACGATGCCGACAACGGCACTTCGGTGGTGATGGCACCCGACCCGCTGCGCGAGGAAGCCGACCTTGAGCATCTGGCACGGATTACGCCCTGA